A genomic window from Daphnia magna isolate NIES linkage group LG9, ASM2063170v1.1, whole genome shotgun sequence includes:
- the LOC116930359 gene encoding unconventional myosin-Id: protein MMNHEEIGRGDFVLLDEISTDSFIHNLRIRFNGGKFYTYIGEVCVSVNPYRTLNIYGPDYVSQYKGREIFERPPHIFAIGDAAYKTMKRNGKDTCIVISGESGSGKTEASKIIMRYLAAVTNLSGQQEIERVKNILLQSNAILETFGNAKTNRNDNSSRFGKYMDIHFDFKGDPIGGHINNYLLEKSRVIVQQAGERNFHSFYQLLFGAPDNEAAKLQLKRDPTFYHFLRQGGVAKVDSISDRTDYKNVSSAFRALNFDPASIETIWKIVAAVLHLGNAEFKSDGDKTRLAQSTTLSTVASLLCVDPNELNRALCHRVIAANGELMEKGHTTSEATYGRDAFAKALYDRLFTWIVERVNSAIEVQRADRSYNVPGTVIGVLDIYGFEIFDINSFEQFCINYCNEKLQQLFIELVLKQEQEEYRREGIAWQNIDYFNNQIICDLVEQQHKGILSIMDEACLNVGKVTDQMLLEALDQKLSQHKHYTSRKLSPLDKELRHGSDFRIRHYAGDVVYDVSGFLDKNKDTLFQDFKRLLYSSKDPNIRHMWPEGAQDIHKTTKRPQTAGTLFKNSMIALVKNLTSKEPFYVRCIKPNDQKSPVLFDEERVRHQVSYLGLIENVRVRRAGFAYRQSYDRFLRRYKMVSQYTWPNFRGGADRDGVRILIQQQNFEEDVVYGKTKIFVRSPQTLFMLEQARARLIPGIVIFLQKLWRGSVCRRRYKKILAAKKIVGAYRRYKMRAYLRLLISPLRNAKQLRDYGLSVRWPSSPLIIAKQVAKFHAAFHRWRAWMVIRAIPSQDWPQLRLKIAAADVLQGQRSGYGLNRRWEGNYVRDELNAPTALVTLKTKDRIQQILFACRIRKYNKRFKSSERALLITEACVYKLDGKNFKPMKNKTPLVEITALSVSTEDDHLLVIHLRSNNDLVVSLQPDDRTGGSRVGEAVGILLQQCQKLNDKPLTVKTGTRIQCMLGRKPRTIQIDSNNASISAINFVKQSKTDILYQSPPTSVSTKGVATNGQNGYH from the exons ATTTAATGGAGGAAAATTTTACACCTACATCGGTGAAGTATGCGTCTCAGTCAACCCATATAGAACGCTGAATATTTATGGCCCGGATTATGTTAGCCAGTATAAAG GAAGAGAAATCTTTGAACGACCGCCGCACATATTTGCCATCGGTGATGCGGCGTACAAAACGATGAAGAGAAATGGCAAAGACACTTGCATCGTCATCAGCGGTGAGTCGGGCAGCGGTAAAACCGAAGCTTCGAAAATCATCATGCGTTACTTGGCAGCCGTGACGAACCTTAGCGGCCAGCAAGAAATCGAACG AGTGAAAAATATCCTTCTTCAGTCTAATGCAATCTTGGAAACGTTCGGCAATGCCAAGACAAATCGCAATGACAATTCTTCGAGATTCGGCAAGTACATGGATATTCACTTTGACTTCAAAGGCGATCCTATCGGAGGCCACATTAACAACTATCTTCTGGAGAAGTCACGTGTCATTGTTCAACAAGCCGGCGAACGAAATTTCCATTCGTTTTACCAG TTGCTGTTTGGGGCACCCGACAATGAAGCGGCCAAGCTACAGCTGAAACGTGATCCAACGTTCTATCACTTTTTGCGTCAAGGAGGCGTAGCCAAAGTTGATTCCATTAGCGACCGAACTGATTACAAAAACGTTTCATCTGCTTTCCGCGCCTTAAATTTTGATCCCGCATCCATAGAGACCATCTGGAAAATCGTGGCGGCCGTTTTGCATCTG GGAAACGCAGAATTCAAATCGGATGGCGACAAGACTCGACTGGCCCAGTCGACGACGCTATCAACCGTGGCGTCGCTTCTATGCGTCGACCCCAATGAGCTGAACCGAGCTCTATGCCATCGCGTGATTGCCGCTAATGGCGAACTAATGGAAAAAGGTCACACGACATCTGAGGCCACTTACGGCAGAGATGCCTTCGCTAAG GCATTATACGATCGTCTCTTTACTTGGATTGTGGAACGAGTAAACAGCGCCATCGAAGTGCAAAGAGCAGACAGAAGCTATAACGTACCCGGTACTGTTATTGGCGTTCTTGATATTTATGGTTTCGAAATATTCGACATCAATAGTTTCGAGCAATTTTGTATCAACTACTGCAACGAGAAATTGCAGCAACTGTTTATCG AATTGGTGctgaaacaagaacaagaagaataCCGGCGTGAGGGTATCGCCTGGCAGAATATAGATTATTTTAACAACCAAATTATTTGCGATCTCGTTGAGCAGCAGCACAAGGGAATTCTCTCCATAATGGATGAAGCTTGCTTGAATGTAGGAAAGGTTACTGACCAAATGCTTTTAGAAGCTTTGGATCAGAAACTGTCACAGCACAAGCATTATACTAGTCGCAAGTTAAGCCCACTTGATAAAGAGTTACGACATGGCTCTGATTTCCGCATTCg GCATTACGCCGGTGATGTCGTCTACGATGTCAGTGGATTCCTGGATAAAAATAAGGACACACTATTCCAAGATTTTAAGCGGCTCCTCTACAGTTCCAAGGACCCCAACATCCGCCATATGTGGCCTGAAGGAGCCCAAGACATCCACAAG ACAACCAAACGACCGCAGACAGCTGGGACACTATTCAAAAATTCGATGATTGCCTTGGTTAAGAACTTGACATCCAAAGAACCTTTTTATGTCCGGTGCATTAAACCCAATGACCAGAAATCGCCAGTGCTCTTCGACGAAGAACGCGTGCGACATCAA GTCAGTTATTTGGGTCTGATTGAGAATGTGCGCGTCCGTCGTGCTGGTTTTGCTTACAGGCAAAGCTACGATCGTTTCCTGAGAAG ATACAAGATGGTCTCCCAATACACTTGGCCAAATTTTCGGGGTGGAGCCGATCGTGACGGAGTCCGCATTcttatacaacaacaaaattttgaGGAAGACGTTGTCTATGGCAAGACCAAAATCTTTGTTCGATCACCGCAGACACTCTTCATGTTGGAACAA GCTCGTGCTCGACTCATTCCAGGAATAgtcatttttcttcaaaaattatGGAGAGGGTCCGTTTGTCGTCGtcgttataaaaaaatattagctGCCAAGAAGATAGTAGGTGCTTATCGCCGATATAAGATGCGTGCATACCTGAGACTTCTTATTAGTCCCCTTCG CAATGCCAAACAGTTACGTGACTATGGTTTGTCTGTTCGATGGCCATCGTCACCGCTTATAATCGCAAAGCAAGTAGCCAAGTTTCATGCGGCTTTTCATCGCTGGCGAGCTTGGATGGTTATCCGGGCTATTCCCTCTCAAGACTGGCCACAACTTCGTCTTAaa aTTGCTGCTGCTGACGTATTGCAGGGGCAGCGTTCTGGCTACGGACTGAATCGTCGATGGGAGGGAAATTACGTGAGAGATGAGCTGAATGCCCCTACAGCTCTGGTCAcgctaaaaacaaaagacagaaTTCAGCAAATCCTGTTTGCGTGTCGAATCCGCAAATATAACAAGCGCTTTAAGTCGAGTGAACGAGCTCTTCTTATTACTGAAGCTTGCGTATACAAGCTGGACGGGAAGAATTTCAAACCCATGAAGAATAAAACCCCCTTGGTTGAG ATCACGGCGTTGAGCGTCAGTACCGAGGATGATCACCTTCTCGTGATTCACCTACGAAGTAACAACGATTTGGTAGTTTCTTTACAGCCCGACGATCGCACTGGAGGTAGTAGGGTTGGTGAAGCAGTGGGAATTCTCTTACAGCAATGCCAGAA ATTGAACGATAAACCGTTGACAGTCAAAACTGGTACGCGGATCCAGTGCATGCTTGGTCGAAAGCCGCGCACGATTCAGATCGATTCGAACAACGCTTCCATTAGTGCCATCAACTTTGTCAAGCAATCTAAAACAGATATCCTTTATCAATCACCCCCAACTTCAGTTTCCACGAAAGGAGTTGCGACCAATGGTCAAAATGGATATCACTGA
- the LOC116930588 gene encoding protein transport protein Sec31A, giving the protein MKIKEVEQTANIAWSPASQYPIYLATGTAAQQLDASFSTTSQIDLYSLDLNEPGPGMGLKASISTKQRFHKLVWGSQGISSGENPGGVIVGGADQGHILLFDAEKLLLGKNDETGGYLLADSKKHSGAVKALDFNPFQLNLLASGAAQSEIYIWDLNSPAAPMTPGTLSQPPDDVTCLAWNRQVQHILASTFATRCVVWDLRKNEPIIKVSDSTSRMRCKAVAWHPKVATQLCLASEEDQLPVIQLWDLRQATAPVNTFEGHQRGILAMDWCPQDPDLLLSCGKDNRVLIWNPNSPAPRGELLCELSTSSQWCFDTAWCPRNPSCIATASFDGHVRVHSIMGGREMAVQPTVNMIADSFPGMDSAPVLQPPQQQIIVHEQLKKAPKWIRPVCGASFAFGGKLVTFGLDAAGSAPSATPQVHISQVVTENELTLRSKELESALSTGNLAEFCVKKIESSGEHKEAWNFLAANFSPAPRQQLLHLLNYEPHSISEDGVVDSFDGLGVSDTFDSIAAEVKTFTIPTDQSVDGKISKALITGNLAAAVDLCFNDKRYADAIVLAMTGPPELLASTRDRYFRLTQGDVSRLIQAVVTRDWEKIVQHCDMGNWKEALAATLTYADDAQFANLCQTIGQRLEAEMGATNEAVLCYICAGNMEKVVDCWLRVADDSTTSLQEMVEQVMVLRQAQQHWGRQPVAVNSGHLTQQLCRYAGLLAGQGSLEAALTYLDMSQDDSMVELKDRLKRALNPNERKVSTGIANGAYHLASHQQKAGPAQRYPSVGLNRSSTPTNSYYGHQDQFSSAPAIPSYPPKPTTPFQSNSWATPTNTYNSPQAAPSMPPMLNTPAPPPAAQPLQPFYQPLSAQPQNAQPLSQFHQPTPPPPPASSVAPPPTTGNVSRLGSLNQRNRVYVQDPSVSSGRPGGYYNSASNSQFQQVNQMGYMPQQPQSSSAMFQPTGQFTSPSPYAQQGSFPGNQFNQPIPPSPGSFQLQSGQLANGIGMDNVQQPASLYTPIEHVQAPQQQSAFMQPSTFDAPPTITPPPASNLMPSVPLLPATSAPPGWNDPPPLTSFAKVKAEPTTIETINHPMGIVEQPAVPIIQPFDGLYNPGMTSPVEVTQNQSHAPEPIPVQPAQALLPIPNEHQIIHDVFHTLKNKCAALATNAQLKRKLDDVGKKLECLDDLLRKNMLLSPTLLGLHQIVQAVQAFDYATSLSLHSQVVINTPFTEIGSFISGLKVLLQMAQQLGVQYQ; this is encoded by the exons atgaaaatcaaagaaGTTGAACAAACAGCAAATATTGCTTGGTCTCCAGCTTCACAATATCCAATATACCTGGCTACTGGTACAGCAGCCCAGCAACTTGATGCATCGTTCAGCACCACATCACAGATTGATTTGTATTCCTTGGACTTGAATGAACCTGGTCCTGGTATGGGATTGAAAGCTTCAATATCAACCAAACAAAG GTTTCACAAGCTTGTTTGGGGTTCGCAAGGAATCAGCAGTGGTGAAAACCCCGGTGGTGTTATAGTTGGTGGTGCAGACCAGGGTCACATCCtgttatttgatgcagaaaaGTTATTGCTGGGGAAAAATGATGAAACTGGTGGATACTTGTTAGCGGATAGCAAAAAGCACAGTGGAGCCGTCAAGGCTCTCGATTTCAATCCGTTTCAACTTAACTTACTTGCATCGGGAGCAGCACAGTCAGAAATTTACATCTGGGATTTGAATAGCCCTGCTGCGCCTATGACTCCTGGAACCCTTTCTCAGCCACCCGATGATGTTACGTGCCTTGCCTGGAATAGACAAGTGCAGCATATTTTGGCATCAACATTTGCTACGCGCTGTGTCGTATGGGATTTGAGGAAGAACGAACCCATTATCAAA GTCAGTGACAGTACTTCAAGAATGCGTTGTAAGGCGGTTGCTTGGCATCCTAAAGTTGCCACCCAGCTGTGCCTTGCATCTGAAGAAGATCAGTTACCTGTTATCCAATTGTGGGATTTGAGACAAGCAACAGCTCCTGTGAATACGTTTGAGGGACATCAGAGGGGTATTTTGGCTATGGATTGGTGTCCACAG GACCCTGATCTACTGTTAAGCTGTGGAAAGGACAACAGAGTGCTTATTTGGAATCCTAACAGTCCAGCACCTCGTGGCGAACTACTTTGTGAGCTGAGTACAAGCAGCCAATGGTGTTTTGACACGGCGTGGTGCCCGAGAAATCCATCTTGCATTGCTACGGCCAGTTTTGATGGCCATGTACGAGTTCATTCCATCATGGGAGGGCGTGAAATGGCTGTGCAGCCCACTGTCAACATGATTGCTGATTCTTTTCCTGGAATGGATTCTGCCCCAGTGCTGCAGCCACCACAACAGCAAATTATCGTTCATGAGCAACTGAAGAAAGCTCCCAAGTGGATCCGTCCAGTCTGTGGTGCTTCTTTTGCATTTGGTGGAAAGTTGGTCACTTTTGGCTTGGATGCAGCAGGATCCGCACCGAGTGCCACGCCACAAGTGCACATTAGCCAAGTTGTTACCGAAAATGAGTTAACGCTGCGTTCCAAGGAGCTAGAAAGTGCACTGAGCACTGGCAACTTGGCAGAGTTTTGCgtcaaaaaaattgaatctaGTGGGGAACACAAGGAGGCCTGGAATTTCTTAGCAGCCAATTTTAGCCCGGCGCCGCGACAGCAGCTACTGCATCTATTAAACTACGAACCACATAGTATTTCTGAGGATGGTGTAGTCGATTCATTCGATGGACTAGGAGTGTCGGACACATTCGATTCCATCGCAGCTGAAGTAAAAACCTTTACAATCCCAACTGACCAGTCTGTAGACGGCAAGATTAGTAAGGCCTTAATAACTGGTAACCTTGCTGCAGCTGTGGATCTTTGCTTCAACGACAAACGTTACGCCGATGCCATTGTGTTAGCAATGACTGGACCACCTGAATTACTGGCATCTACGAGGGATCGCTATTTCCGCTTAACGCAGGGTGACGTGTCACGTCTAATCCAAGCCGTTGTTACCCGGGACTGGGAAAAGATAGTTCAACATTGCGACATGGGCAACTGGAAAGAAGCTTTAGCGGCCACGCTGACCTATGCGGATGACGCGCAATTCGCAAACCTCTGCCAAACGATCGGCCAGAGGCTCGAAGCCGAAATGGGTGCCACAAACGAAGCTGTTCTATGTTACATTTGTGCTGGTAACATGGAGAAAGTAGTCGATTGCTGGCTGCGAGTCGCCGATGATTCAACTACATCTCTACAAGAGATGGTAGAACAAGTTATGGTTCTTCGTCAGGCTCAACAGCATTGGGGCCGCCAGCCGGTGGCTGTTAACTCGGGGCATCTTACCCAACAGCTCTGTCGTTACGCTGGGCTCTTGGCCGGACAGGGCAGCCTGGAAGCTGCTCTTACTTATCTTGATATGTCACAG GACGATTCGATGGTAGAGTTGAAAGACAGACTAAAACGTGCGTTGAATCCTAACGAACGCAAGGTTTCAACCGGAATAGCGAACGGTGCTTACCATTTGGCTTCGCACCAGCAAAAGGCTGGACCGGCGCAGCGATACCCATCGGTTGGACTAAACAGGTCTTCTACTCCCACAAACAGCTACTATGGTCATCAGGATCAATTCAGTTCAGCGCCTGCAATACCATCCTATCCTCCGAAACCTACAACACCATTTCAAAGCAATAGCTGGGCCACACCGACCAACACTTACAACTCACCACAAGCGGCGCCCTCGATGCCACCAATGCTGAACACACCGGCTCCACCACCAGCTGCCCAGCCATTGCAACCGTTTTATCAGCCTCTGAGCGCGCAGCCTCAGAATGCTCAACCCTTGTCGCAGTTTCATCAGCCCACGCCACCACCGCCACCTGCATCATCGGTTGCACCTCCCCCAACAACAGGAAACGTATCGCGTTTGGGATCTCTAAATCAACGCAATAGGGTATACGTCCAGGATCCTAGCGTTTCGAGTGGTCGTCCGGGTGGATATTACAACTCGGCATCAAATTCGCAATTCCAACAAGTCAATCAAATGGGTTACATGCCACAGCAACCGCAATCCAGCTCGGCCATGTTCCAACCCACTGGTCAGTTTACCAGTCCGTCACCATATGCGCAACAAGGCAGTTTTCCTGGGAATCAATTCAATCAGCCTATTCCGCCCTCTCCTGGGTCATTCCAGCTTCAAAGCGGACAGCTGGCCAACGGCATTGGAATGGATAATGTACAACAACCTGCTTCCCTTTACACCCCAATAGAACATGTTCAAGCACCACAGCAGCAAAGCGCATTCATGCAGCCATCAACATTCGATGCTCCTCCTACAATAACTCCTCCACCGGCTTCCAATCTCATGCCATCTGTGCCCCTTCTTCCCGCCACTAGCGCACCTCCTGGTTGGAATGATCCACCTCCTCTAACCTCGTTTGCGAAAGTGAAAGCTGAGCCAACAACTATAGAAACCATCAATCACCCCATGGGTATAGTTGAGCAACCGGCTGTTCCCATCATTCAGCCGTTCGACGGATTATACAATCCAGGAATGACTTCTCCGGTGGAAGTCACTCAAAACCAAAGCCACGCTCCCGAGCCAATTCCTGTCCAGCCAGCTCAAGCTTTGCTGCCGATTCCAAATGAACACCAAATTATTCACGATGTATTTCACACATTGAAAAACAAGTGCGCTGCGCTAGCCACGAATGCG CAACTGAAGAGAAAGCTAGACGATGTTGGGAAGAAGCTGGAGTGCCTGGATGACCTATTGCGCAAAAATATG CTGCTGAGCCCTACCCTCTTAGGCTTACATCAGATTGTGCAAGCTGTTCAGGCGTTCGATTACGCGACCAGTTTGAGTTTACACTCTCAAGTAGTGATCAATACGCCCTTCACGGAAATCGGATCATTCATATCTGGTTTGAAAGTGCTTCTCCAGATGGCTCAGCAACTTGGAGTCCAATACCAATAG